Part of the Procambarus clarkii isolate CNS0578487 chromosome 20, FALCON_Pclarkii_2.0, whole genome shotgun sequence genome, TGACGCCTCTAGTGTCTGGTACCTCACTGTTGCTGAGGGCTCTAGTGTCTGGTACCTCACTGCTGCTGACGCCTCTAGTGTCTGGTACCTCACTGCTGCTGACGGCTCTAGTGTCTGGTCCCTCACTGCTGCTGACGGCTCTAGTGTCTGGTACCTCACTGCTGCTGACGACTCTAGTGTCTGGTACCTCACTGCTGCTGACGACTCTAGTGTCTGGTACCTCACTGCTGCTGACGACTCTAGTGTCTGGTACCTCACTGCTGCTGACGACTCTAGTGTCTGGTACCTCACTGTTGCTGACGGCTCTAGTGTCTGGTACCTCACTGCTGCTGACGACTCTAGTGTCTGGTACCTCACTGCTGCTGACGACTCTAGTGTCTGGTACCTCACTGTTGCTGACGCCTCTAGTGTCTGGTACCTCACTGTTGCTGACGGCTCTAGTGTCTGGTACCTCACTGTTGCTGACGGCTCTAGTGTCTGGTCCCTCACTGCTGCTGACGCCTCTAGTGTCTGGTACCTCACTGCTGCTGACGACTCTAGTGTCAGCATATATTGACCATTACGAAGGTACGTGTTCCATCCTCAGGTGAGGTCACAACACCATTGCTACCACAACAGTAGAGTTGATCATGTTCAACACGTCATCTTAACTAATAGGTCACGTTTCTTACGTTATCATATCCACCATTACAAATGCAACCGATTTAGACAAAAACAACAGTTGACCATCATTCCTGTTTTCTATGCCTCGGACTCGATTAGTTTGGATTGGGATTCGAACGTTTATGGCTAAAAAGGCTTGATTTTTTTACGGAttggcaaatcaagagaacggATTGCAATGTTGCCATGTATTAATCACTTAGACCATTAGCTGCAACAGCTTGGGAGTTGAGGTTGCAAGCCATGGCAACACTTCGACTCATAGAGATATTGATGAATGGTCTGTTGCCAGGTTAATGGAGCTGTCACCTGTTTGAATGGCCATCGGGTCGCAGCCGGAGACACGCGTGGCATTGTGGAGAGGTGATTGGTCGGTGAGTACGACGGATAACGGCAGTTTCGTGGGAGAAATCTTGACCAGTTACAAGGTTCGGTTAATTAATACTCGGGACAGTTAGTGGCCCCTCTCAATATGTCGTTATTTTGCAGACCTGTGTCCTTGTTTCAGACCTGTAACCTAGTTTCAGACCCGTAACCTAGTTTCAGACCCGTAACGTAGTTTCAGACCTGTGACCTGATTTAACACAGTcgtccaagagagagagagagagagagagtggtcttAGATAATCTACTTCCACTTATTGAGGTAGTTTCGCAGCGAGTTAATTTTATTTATTGGCCAacgagatatttatatatatatatatatatatatatatatatatatatatatatatatatatatatatatatatatatatatatatatatatgtatatatatatatatataaatatgtaaataatatattttctctacagCATCATCTAGGTCTTAAAAAAAATTCATCGCGTCTTGTACCGGAAATATGGACGATTTTATTGCTTAATAATTTAGTGAAAATAGATGCATTGTATGATGCTAATAGATGCATTGTTTGGTGATAATAGATGCATTGTTTAGGGATGATAGATGTATTGTTTGGTGATAGATGCATTGTTTAGTGATAATAGATGCATTGTTTGGTGATGATAGATCCATTGTTTGGTGATGATAGATGTATTGTATAGTGATAATAGATGCATTTTTTTGTGATAATAGATGCATTTTTTTGTGATGATAGATACATTGTATGGTAATAATACATACATTTTACGATTAATTGTACTCGaaatctccccccaccccccccccctcggaagGGAGATTTGGACGAGCAATAACAACGACATTAGATGtcaatttaatttaataatttacatAAGAGAAACTAAATCTTTCCGTAAATTGTGTCGCTGTCGTTAAGTGACCGATGGAATTGGCGAATGGATAGTAGTAATTGGGATGACCGATGGAATTGGCGAATGAATAGTAGTAATTGGGATGACCGATGGAATTGGCGAATGGATAGTAGTAATTGGGATGACCGATGGAATTGGCGAATGGATAGTAGTAACTGGGATGACTGATGGAATTGGCGAATTGAGGGTAGTGACTAGGATGACGCCTCAATATTATTGACACCGGTAGCTACTGAGACTACTAATATGCTAGCAGCTAATAGCACCATTAATTTACTAATGGCTTGAGAACCTTCAAAACTTGTAGATCCTATGGCATGACAATCTGGGAGGCTGAGAGTTCTATGACTTGAGAAACTAACATGAGTCAAGATCCCTTTTACACTGAGTTCTACCAAAGAGCCTTTTGTCTCTGACGTTAGACATAGACTCCTGTGACACTGATGTTTGACACTGAACCCTGTGACAGTGAGTCCTGTGACAGTAAGCCCCGTGACAGTGATGAACAGAAGGACTGACTGGGATTAAGAGACGTGACACTAAATTCTCTGTCATGTCTGGCGAACGCTGATTCATATGACAGTAATAACTCGTCGGGTTGGCAAGGATGACAGGTGTAATTTAGTTTATAAAGGCCAAGCCAACAATGCGTTGTTACACATGTTTGTCCTATGCTGTGTGAGTTGTAATGATTGTCCTGTTTTTATCTTGATTGTGTTTTAGTAAGCGAGAGCGTTCGTATCTCTCGTTTAACTTACCTTGTGTTACCAAAGGGTAAGGGAATTATAGATATGTGATGATATTTGtttagggaggggagagggggactggggacgcacacacacacacacacaagtgcacacacaaacaagcgcacacacATTAACTCTCAAACTAGCTGACACagactctcacacacacgcatTCTCACACTAACTCTCCCACTTGCATACTCACTCTAATGCTCACACTCACTCCTCTTTTTCACAcaccctctcacacactctctctcacataccctctcacacactcacactctcacaaacTCCCTCTCGTGGCCTCTCCTTATCAACAGCAAGTCGTTTTCATGTCTCATCAAGTTTGAATAATATAAGTAAATACTCGTATCCTGCAATTGCAATCGTTTCAACATCAGAGGATGCATACATTTCTGGCGCTTAagaccataatatatatatatatatatatatatatatatatatatatatatatatatatatatatatatatatatatatatatatatatatatatatatatatatatatatatattatta contains:
- the LOC138366725 gene encoding uncharacterized protein produces the protein MCMELDVNKFEQSTQSFAYLTPNTSSVWYLTAADGSSVWSLTVADASSVWYLTVAEGSSVWYLTAADASSVWYLTAADGSSVWSLTAADGSSVWYLTAADDSSVWYLTAADDSSVWYLTAADDSSVWYLTAADDSSVWYLTVADGSSVWYLTAADDSSVWYLTAADDSSVWYLTVADASSVWYLTVADGSSVWYLTVADGSSVWSLTAADASSVWYLTAADDSSVSIY